Within Mucilaginibacter inviolabilis, the genomic segment AAACGCATAATTTGTTTTATACCGCTATTGTTTGCCGCTATCTGTAGTTATAGCCAGGTGCAGGATATTGCCAAAATTAAAAAAGAACTGCCCCATATTACAGATAGCATTAAATATGCCGATGCACTTAACCGTTTAGGGATATTAATGTATGAAAATAACCTCGACAGTACCTTTTATTATGCTAAACGTGCCCGGGCTATTTCCGAAAGATTAAAATACCGGCAGGGTATTGCCGATGCGTTGAACACATTGGGTATAGTTTATGACCTGAGGGGCAATCTTCAATTATCCCTGCGCTATTATAATGATGCTCATAATCATTATATGACCATACATGATTCATCAAATGTGGTGCAGACCCTTATGAATATAGGTCTTGTTTTCAGTGAAAATAATGAAGAAAAAAAGTCTGTAGAGATATTAAGAAAAGCCATAAGCCTGGGCGGCAAGCTAAAGAAGGATTCAATTATGTCACTTGTGCTTTGTGATTATTTGCTTTTATATCCTGATCGTATTCCTAAAGATTCTATTGCCATTTACCTGGCAAAAGCCAGACAGATAGCTACCAGATATAAAGACAACCGGTCGTTGCTGGTTACCGACCAGATACAGGCACAGTTATATTTAAAGAACAAACAACGCGAAAAAGGTATCCGCCTGCTGGAAGAAACAGCAGCTAAAGGTATAGCTATGGACCTGAATTATCTGAGCCTTGATATTATCCAATCCCTTGGCGACCTATACAACCCCGTTGATACGGCTAAAGCTATTGCGCGGTATAAACAGGGCCTTAATATTGCCGATGTAAAGGGCTATCATATGTATCAAAAAATATTTGGCAAGCACTTATATGATATATACATAGCCCGTAACAACCTGCCAGAGGTTCAATACTATGGTAAGAAACTACTCAAACTGTATGACGATGAAGAGCAATTCAACAACACCTCGGGTTTTGACTATATAGATTATGCCTTAAAAGATCAACAATTGGAGGCCATAACCATCCGCAGTAAAAACAGGCAAATAGTGGCTATTATACTAGGCGTGCTTTTTTTACTAACGGCAGTAACCGTGCTTTTTATTTATCGTTTATACCGCCTCAAGAAGAAACATACGGTAACGCTCGAAGCGCTCAACCGATCCGTATTATTACGTAATGAAAAACTGGAGATTGATCATGAATTTAACAACCGCCTGGTATCCATACTGGCGCATGATTTCAGACAACCGATAGGCACCCTGAAAACCCTGGCTACAGTTTTAAAAGATGCCGATTCATTTACCCGCGAAGAGCTGATGGAACTGGTAGACACCATGGAACACTCCTCCAGTATCTCGCTCGAAATATTCGAGAACATTTTACAATGGATCAAACAACAACTCTCTGGTTTTAGCTACGAGCCTAAGCCATTACGGCTCAGAGAACTGATTGATGAAGCCCTGCAACCCTTCAGCCTCATTAGCGAAGAATATCAGCTTAAATTTTTGAATAATGTAGGCAGCGATATCGTGATACATGCCGATAAAGAACTGGTACAATTTATCCACCGTAACTTTATACACAATGCTATCAAGTTTTCGCCCCGCTACTCTACCATTTCTATTTCTGCCACAACTCATTCTGGCGAAACCACACTTTGCGTATTGGACGAAGGCAAAGGTATCTCCTCAGAAAAAATGGAGTCGATATTCAACTTTAAGGTAGCCATGCACTATAACAACGAAAAAGAAAAAGGCGCTGGCGTAGCCCTGATGATCTGCAAAGATTTTATCGAAAAAATGAGCGGTCGTATCTGGGTTGAAAATGGCAGCCAGAAAGGCGCTGCGTTTTGCTACTCCCTGCCCGGTTTAAAATAGCCCTGTAAAACTTTTTAAACCTTAAATTTTAACACTTTTCTGCCCAAAAACGGGCCTAAAACCTCTTAAAATTGACTCAAAACCATTCATTTTAACACTTTTTAACAAATTTCAACGCGATTTTAACTTGTTTTGAAAAGTTTAAAAAGTATCAAATAATTGACGAGCAAATAACTACATACCAAGCAGTCGGTTTTGGGGTGATATTTTCCTTTAACAAAACAGCCCGCTTTTTCTTTTATCCAGAAAAGCGGGCTATGACTTGTATACAAATATACCGTTTTTTTGGGAATAAAAATTTCAAATTTCCCTTCAAAACATAAGATGAATATGATTATCCTGGATATGACGAAAGCACGCAGGATCCGACAGGCGGCTGAAGCGAACCATCCCTGTTATGGCAGTCTCCTACAGATGACATCACACACCAGCCCCTGGTACCATTTATCTGCGGGCAATCAGCATCGCTATTACATTGACTGGCACATGGATAATATCCTCCACCTGTAACTGTTTTCATTTGTTCTCTTGACAAAGCTCCTCCAATACTCAAGGCATTCAATTGCATTTTTTTCATAAAAAGTAAATAATTGGTTAAAAGATAAATTAGTTTATGAATTATTATACGATGTAAACGTTAATAAATAATATATTATTACAACTCAAAAATATATGCGAAAGCAAATTGCCTATTGATTGATAATATTTTATGGTGATATATAAATTTCAGCATCAATAAAAAAACCTCCGGTACTCACTCAAGCCAAGTGATTACCGGAGGTTTTATTTTACAAACTCAGAGCTCGAGATTATCGACTCCCGAACTCAAAACTTTACTTAAATATCACCTTGGTAGCGCCATAGCCAAATTTTTCTTTACGGGCATCCATAAAGGTTTGTACTTTGGGGTGCTTGCCCAGGGCCTTGTGCAGTTCGTTACGCAATACGCCGTTTCCGGCACCGTGAATAAATACCATATCGGGCAGCTGGTGTACAATGGCTGCATCCAGCGTTCTATGAAAGTGTGCCAGTTGTATGTTCAGCATTTCGCTGTTCTGTAAAAACTGGTAATCATCGCGCAGTTTTTCGATGTGCAAATCAACCTCATTGGATGGCTTGTCCAATACTACTTTTTCTTCCGGCGATTTAAAAAAGCTTTCCTTTAATTTTTGCGCGTCAATCACCATTTCCGGTTCATCCAGGCGAATGAGCCAGCCCGTATCTTTTAACAAAGGAATCTGCTTTTTGGTGGTCGAAAAATCCTTGGCTTTAAATTTTTCGCGTACTACCAGAGGTGCAGGAGGTTCTATATTCTGCTTGGTGCTGTAAACCACATTAAAAATAAACGTAGGCCACAACTGCAAATCGGCCAGTTGAGCCGAGTAGATCTTCACAGCCGATCCCGGCGCTACTACTTCGGCAAACTCGCCTTTAAACACCTGTTGTTTTTCGGTAGTAAGCGCCGCCAGTAATTGAAACGAGGTAGTATTTACCAAATGAAAATGCACTACTGAATTAGCCTTAGCATCGGCAACCACGCCCAGGTAAATACCTTTTTTTTCAAATTCGCCGGCAAATACCGGTGTTTCATTATCTATTGTGGCTTTTTTTGCGCCGGCAGGT encodes:
- a CDS encoding Smr/MutS family protein, producing the protein MKYKLGDFVRFVDEKMEGFVTRIIDDQMIGVTGEDEFEIPVLASKVTSVHGYEPAGAKKATIDNETPVFAGEFEKKGIYLGVVADAKANSVVHFHLVNTTSFQLLAALTTEKQQVFKGEFAEVVAPGSAVKIYSAQLADLQLWPTFIFNVVYSTKQNIEPPAPLVVREKFKAKDFSTTKKQIPLLKDTGWLIRLDEPEMVIDAQKLKESFFKSPEEKVVLDKPSNEVDLHIEKLRDDYQFLQNSEMLNIQLAHFHRTLDAAIVHQLPDMVFIHGAGNGVLRNELHKALGKHPKVQTFMDARKEKFGYGATKVIFK
- a CDS encoding tetratricopeptide repeat-containing sensor histidine kinase — encoded protein: MQKRIICFIPLLFAAICSYSQVQDIAKIKKELPHITDSIKYADALNRLGILMYENNLDSTFYYAKRARAISERLKYRQGIADALNTLGIVYDLRGNLQLSLRYYNDAHNHYMTIHDSSNVVQTLMNIGLVFSENNEEKKSVEILRKAISLGGKLKKDSIMSLVLCDYLLLYPDRIPKDSIAIYLAKARQIATRYKDNRSLLVTDQIQAQLYLKNKQREKGIRLLEETAAKGIAMDLNYLSLDIIQSLGDLYNPVDTAKAIARYKQGLNIADVKGYHMYQKIFGKHLYDIYIARNNLPEVQYYGKKLLKLYDDEEQFNNTSGFDYIDYALKDQQLEAITIRSKNRQIVAIILGVLFLLTAVTVLFIYRLYRLKKKHTVTLEALNRSVLLRNEKLEIDHEFNNRLVSILAHDFRQPIGTLKTLATVLKDADSFTREELMELVDTMEHSSSISLEIFENILQWIKQQLSGFSYEPKPLRLRELIDEALQPFSLISEEYQLKFLNNVGSDIVIHADKELVQFIHRNFIHNAIKFSPRYSTISISATTHSGETTLCVLDEGKGISSEKMESIFNFKVAMHYNNEKEKGAGVALMICKDFIEKMSGRIWVENGSQKGAAFCYSLPGLK